TAAGTTTTTGAATTTTTAAGAAAATTAATAAATTTTTTTAAAAATTGAAATTTATACTAGACAAAATAAGTTTTTAAAAATTTTGATTAAATAAACAAATTATTATTGTTTTTGACTTAATTATAGGTAAAATTCTGAAATTTCTAATACTTATATATAGTGCTAAAAGTTTAAAAATTTTTTGTTTTCCTAAAAAAAAAAAAAAAAGTTTTATGAATTTATATTGTTAATTACTTGTTATAATTTACATACATATAATTATGTTTATAAAATTATATTAATTTATTAAACTTAATATATATGTTAAAAAAATGAAAGGAAGAATATGTTTTCAATAAAAACAGAAAAATTTTTAAAGTTTTTTAAAGGGAACAAAGAGAAAAAACTTAATAACAGCGACTCTGGTAGATTAAGACGAACTCTCTCAAAGATTTCTGGTGCATTCTTGCTACCGATTTCAGTTATGTCTATTGCTGGAATGTTTTTAGGTGTTGGTGCTGCTATTGCTGGTATTGACAATTCTAACTTTGGTCTTGTATTATTCGGTGATCTTATTAAAGCACTAGGTGAACCTGTTTTTGCTTCATTACCATTATTATTTGCTGTAGCTTTTGTTATAGCATTTACTGATGAAGCTGGTGTTGCGGTTTTTGCAACTGTTATTGGATATTTGGTCTTTGCATCAGTTCAATCAGTTTTTATATGACCTGAGTATACTTATAGCTTAAAAGATGCTGATAGTAGTTCGATTGAAAAACTTAAAGACGCTGCTAATAATGTTAAAGACTTAAAAGTTTTAAATAAAGAACTTGTAGGTTATACTATTTTATTTAAAGCTGGTGGAAGAAGTCCAGAATCATTAAAACAAGTAGTTGGTTCTACATTAGGTGTGACATCGCTACAAACATCTGTATTTGGTGGTATTGCGGTTGGGTTAATTGTTCAATGAATATATAGAAGATTTCACACAATACAATTACCACAATTCATTTCGTTCTTTGGTGGAAAAAGATTTGTTTCACTTGTAACAATTCCTACAATGGCGGTTCTTGCTCTTATATTTATTATTTTTTGACCATGAATCGGGATTGTACTAAACTTATTTGGTAACTTATTAAGTAAGGCCCCTCTTGGAGTTGAATCACTTATTTTTGGTTTTCTAGAAAGATCATTAGTTCCATTTGGACTACATCATGCTTTCTATGCACCATTATGATATTCTGATGCTGGTGGTAATGTTAGTGCAAGTGTTAATGATTTTCTTAAAAATTACACAGTTATCAAAGATGCTGCAGAAGCAACAAAATATAATGTAAATTATTTAATTATTGATAGTTCATTACAAGAATTAATTAATAAGGTAAATGCTGATCCATCTCAATATGTAGGGGATTCTACAGCTGCTTTATCATTATTAAAACTTGACGATACTGTTGATTATAAACTTGTGTATTTGAAAGAAGGGAAAAGAATAATTGAAACTTACAAAGTTCCATTATTTGAATTTGTTGCTCATACAGGAGTAAAAATTGGTAGATTTACAGATGGTAAATTTGCATTTATGATTTTCGGGTTACCTGCTGCTGGTCTTGCTATGATTTTAGCTGCCCCAAAAGAAAATCGTAAAGTTGCTATTGGTGCTGTATTTCCTGCTGCACTTACAGCCGCTGTAACTGGTGTTACAGAACCGATTGAATTTACCTTCTTATTCTTAGCTCCATATATGTTTTGAGGATTCCATGCTGCAATGTGTGCAATATCATTTATGCTTGCAAACATTTTAGGCGTTCATATTCCACAAGCGTTTTCAGGTGGATTCTTAGACTTATTACTATACGGAATTATTCCTTTTGCAAAAGGAACAAACTTCTACTTTACATTTGTTGTAGGTATAATTTATGCTCCTATTTACTTTGTTGTATTCTACTTTGTGATTAAATGAAAAGATTTAGGAACACCAGGTAGAGGTCAAAATCTTAAATTATTTACAAAAGCTGACTATATTAATAGAAATAAAGAATTAAATTCATCTTCAAATGAATCATCAGATAGTGAATTTAAAAATATTGATCATCAAGCTTTAGCGATTGTTCAAGGATTAGGTGGAACAAATAATATTTCAGCATACAATAACTGTGCTTCAAGACTAAGATATGATGTTAGAGATTTATCACTAGTTAATGAAAGAATTTTAAAAGAAGCTGGTGCATATGGAATTAAATTTGAAGGTGAAACTCATGTTCAAATTATTATTGGTCCAGCGGCTGAACAATTAAATGCAATGATTAAATCTCAAAGAGAATTAATTGCTAAATATGAAATGAAATCTCAATCATTAACCGAGCAATCACTTGAAAGTAATTTGAACCAAGAAATGGCTCAAGATTCTAGAGAAAATGTGCAAAGTTTAAATATGGAACAAGCACAAATGACTGAATCAATGAAAAATTCAATGGAAGTTAGCGAAACATCTGAAGAAATTAAAGAAACCTTTGCTCCAATGGAAGAAATTATTGATAAAAAACCGATTAAAGTTCAAACCGCTGCTGTCGGTGAAATAAAAAATCTTGAAGAATTAAGCGATGGTGTATTTTCAGCAAAAATTATGGGAAATGGTTTTGCTGTTAAGTTCAATTCAAAAATTATTGGTAATGTTTATTCACCTGTTTCTGGTGTTATATCAATGGTATTTCCATCAAAACATGCATATGGAATTAAGACTAAAGATGGTGCTGAATTATTAGTTCATATTGGGATTGATACTGTTAAACTTAATGGTGAAGGATTTAAGAATTTTGTTGAAAAAGGTTCAAAAGTTAAAGCAGGTGATAAATTAGCTCAAGTTGATTTAAAACTTCTTAAAAGTAAGAAAATTGTTTCTGATGTTGTTGTTATTGTTTTAAAAGAAGGAACAAAAAATGACTTCACTTTTGAAGAAAATAAAAACAAGGTATTAACAAAATCTGAATTAGTAGGAAAGATTAGATAATAATTTAATGATTATTTAACAAAAAAATAGCTATTAATTTAGCTATTTTTTTGTTAAATTTTTTCAAATTGAGATTTATATAAATTATAGTAGAACCCCTTTTGTTCTAATAATGAATTATGAGTTCCTTGTTCAATAATTTTTCCATCATTAACAACAATAATCAAATCTGCATTTTTAATAGTGCTTAAACGATGCGCAATAATAAATGCAGTTTTATACTCCATTAAGTGAAGCATTGCCTTTTGAACAATTCTTTCTGTGCTTGAATCAATATTAGATGTAGCTTCATCAAGAATTAAAATATTTCTATTTGATAAAATTGCTCTTGTTAAAGAAAGAAGTTGCTTTTCTCCTTGTGAAAGATTTGAACCATTATTTTCTATCATAGTTTGATAAGATTTTTCCATTCCAAGAATAAAATCATGAGCTTTTGTCAATTGTGCAGCATACTCGATTTGATTAAATGTTGCATCTGGATTAGACATTTTTAGGTTATCAATGATTGTATCATTAAATAAAAATGAATCTTGCAATACTATTGTCATTATATCTCTAAGACAATTTGTGTCTATTTCATTAAGTTCAAAACCATCGATTTTAATACTTCCTTTATTGTATTGGTAATACTTAGTAATAAGATTAACGATTGTGGTTTTTCCAGCGCCAGTTGGGCCGACAATTGCGATTTTTTGACCTTGAAACACTGAAAAACTAGCATTATTAAGTTGGTATTTATGTGATTTTTCATTGTATTTAAAATATACATTTTTAAATTCTATATTACCCTTAATTGACTTAAATTTATATTTTTTAGTTTCTAAATCAAAATATTTTCAAACAAAAAAACTTAGGGGATTATTTTCTTTTGTTTCTTTAAAATAATTTAATTTTTCATCATAAATAACTCTTGCGATTTTTATATGTTGATCAGGAATAACAGGTTCAACTTCATTTAAAATTTTAGCCACCCTAGTGGTTGAAGCAACTCCAACTTGCGCATTAAATATCACACCTAAAGCATTTTGAAAGGGACCTAAGAAATTTCAATTTAAGGCAATATATGCAATGATTACACCAGGCGTGAATATGTTAGTTGAAGCACCTAAAATATTTGTTATTCCTCATGTTGTTTGATTTTGCAAATAAAATAATGCAGCGATAGCAGTTATAATTAAAATTATAATGTTGGACATAACTGAGAAAATAGTATCAAAGCTTTTGGTGATTAAATCACTTTTAAACGCGGTGTTTCTAATTTGCTTGGTGATAATTTTTAAATCCTCGAGCATCTTGTCTTGTTGTTCAAATGCATTAGTAACTTTTGTGTTTGAAAGACTTTCTTCAATAAATGCATTTAAACGTCCAAAAGCATTTTGAACATAGATGAAATAAGGTTGAGATTTTTTGATTAATATAATAATAGCAATGAACATTATTAATGAAATTGGAATTACAATTAATGTTAATTTAGTAGAAACTAAAAACATAATAATAATTGAAATGAAAATATTTATTAGTGCATTAACTATTGATGATAATACTAAGTTTAATGATAGAGCAATATTAGTCACATCAAGCATTAGAGTAGAAATTATATCACCAGCTTTGTTTTGATCATAAAATGAAATTCTTAGTCTTAGAATTTTAGCTACTAATTCTTTTCTAATATTATCAGCAGTTCCAAAACTAACCTTAACAAATAAACACACTTCTAAATACCTAAAAATTCCATAAACTATAAAACAAAGTAACAATATACTTAAGTAAATGAAAAATTTTGTACTTTGGAATTGGGTTATAGATGTGGTCTTTAGTGGCTCAAAAAATATAGTAATAATTGAGCCAATTAATAAGCTACCAACTATGTACGCAATAGTGTTAATGAATGAAAATGTAGATGCAAGAAATATTGTTTTTTTGAAAACTTTTGTAAATGAGAACAATAATTTAATAGTTTTTCATGTTGAAAATTTTTGAGTCTTTTCCATAATTCTCCTTATTGTTCTAATTGATTTTGATATACATCTTGATATCATTCACATGAATTTAATAACTCATCATGAGTTCCGTAAGCAATAATTTTTCCATTATCTAAAACTATTATTTTATCTGCATGTCTAATTGAATTTATCTTTTGTGAAATTATAATTGTAGTGCAATTATAATTCTCTTTTATGTTTAATAAAACTTTTCTAGCTGTAATGTTATCTAATGCGCTGGTTGTATCATCTAAGATTAAAACTTTCGGATTAGCTAATAAAGT
This DNA window, taken from Mycoplasmopsis cynos, encodes the following:
- a CDS encoding PTS transporter subunit IIABC; translated protein: MFSIKTEKFLKFFKGNKEKKLNNSDSGRLRRTLSKISGAFLLPISVMSIAGMFLGVGAAIAGIDNSNFGLVLFGDLIKALGEPVFASLPLLFAVAFVIAFTDEAGVAVFATVIGYLVFASVQSVFIWPEYTYSLKDADSSSIEKLKDAANNVKDLKVLNKELVGYTILFKAGGRSPESLKQVVGSTLGVTSLQTSVFGGIAVGLIVQWIYRRFHTIQLPQFISFFGGKRFVSLVTIPTMAVLALIFIIFWPWIGIVLNLFGNLLSKAPLGVESLIFGFLERSLVPFGLHHAFYAPLWYSDAGGNVSASVNDFLKNYTVIKDAAEATKYNVNYLIIDSSLQELINKVNADPSQYVGDSTAALSLLKLDDTVDYKLVYLKEGKRIIETYKVPLFEFVAHTGVKIGRFTDGKFAFMIFGLPAAGLAMILAAPKENRKVAIGAVFPAALTAAVTGVTEPIEFTFLFLAPYMFWGFHAAMCAISFMLANILGVHIPQAFSGGFLDLLLYGIIPFAKGTNFYFTFVVGIIYAPIYFVVFYFVIKWKDLGTPGRGQNLKLFTKADYINRNKELNSSSNESSDSEFKNIDHQALAIVQGLGGTNNISAYNNCASRLRYDVRDLSLVNERILKEAGAYGIKFEGETHVQIIIGPAAEQLNAMIKSQRELIAKYEMKSQSLTEQSLESNLNQEMAQDSRENVQSLNMEQAQMTESMKNSMEVSETSEEIKETFAPMEEIIDKKPIKVQTAAVGEIKNLEELSDGVFSAKIMGNGFAVKFNSKIIGNVYSPVSGVISMVFPSKHAYGIKTKDGAELLVHIGIDTVKLNGEGFKNFVEKGSKVKAGDKLAQVDLKLLKSKKIVSDVVVIVLKEGTKNDFTFEENKNKVLTKSELVGKIR
- a CDS encoding ABC transporter ATP-binding protein, which produces MEKTQKFSTWKTIKLLFSFTKVFKKTIFLASTFSFINTIAYIVGSLLIGSIITIFFEPLKTTSITQFQSTKFFIYLSILLLCFIVYGIFRYLEVCLFVKVSFGTADNIRKELVAKILRLRISFYDQNKAGDIISTLMLDVTNIALSLNLVLSSIVNALINIFISIIIMFLVSTKLTLIVIPISLIMFIAIIILIKKSQPYFIYVQNAFGRLNAFIEESLSNTKVTNAFEQQDKMLEDLKIITKQIRNTAFKSDLITKSFDTIFSVMSNIIILIITAIAALFYLQNQTTWGITNILGASTNIFTPGVIIAYIALNWNFLGPFQNALGVIFNAQVGVASTTRVAKILNEVEPVIPDQHIKIARVIYDEKLNYFKETKENNPLSFFVWKYFDLETKKYKFKSIKGNIEFKNVYFKYNEKSHKYQLNNASFSVFQGQKIAIVGPTGAGKTTIVNLITKYYQYNKGSIKIDGFELNEIDTNCLRDIMTIVLQDSFLFNDTIIDNLKMSNPDATFNQIEYAAQLTKAHDFILGMEKSYQTMIENNGSNLSQGEKQLLSLTRAILSNRNILILDEATSNIDSSTERIVQKAMLHLMEYKTAFIIAHRLSTIKNADLIIVVNDGKIIEQGTHNSLLEQKGFYYNLYKSQFEKI